A genomic window from Sorex araneus isolate mSorAra2 chromosome 2, mSorAra2.pri, whole genome shotgun sequence includes:
- the SLC25A23 gene encoding calcium-binding mitochondrial carrier protein SCaMC-3 isoform X1, which translates to MRGGPGDAERRQRWGRLFEELDSNKDGRVDMHELRQGLARLGAGDPDRGAQQGISAEGSDANVGLDLEEFISYLQEREQRLLLLFHSLDRNQDGHIDVSEIQQSFRALGISITLEQAEKILHSMDRDGTMTIDWQEWRDHFLLHSLENVEDVLHFWKHSTVLDIGECLTVPDEFSEQEKMTGMWWKQLVSGAVAGAVSRTGTAPLDRLKVFMQVHASKTNKLNILGGLRSMIQEGGVRSLWRGNGINVLKIAPESAIKFMAYEQIKRTIRGQQETLRVQERFVAGSLAGATAQTIIYPMEVLKTRLTLRRSGQYRGLLDCARRILEREGPHAFYRGYLPNMLGIVPYAGIDLAVYETLKNHWLQQYSHESANPGILVLLACGTVSSTCGQIASYPLALVRTRMQAQASVEGAPQSSMLGLLRHILAQEGVRGLYRGIAPNFMKVIPAVSISYVVYENMKQALGVTSR; encoded by the exons ATGCGGGGGGGCCCGGGCGACGCGGAGAGGCGGCAGCGTTGGGGTCGCCTCTTTGAGGAGCTGGACAGTAACAAGGATGGCCGCGTGGATATGCACGAGTTGCGCCAGGGGCTGGCCCGGCTGGGCGCGGGCGACCCGGACCGCGGCGCCCAACAG gGCATCTCTGCAGAGGGCAGCGATGCCAACGTGGGGCTGGACCTGGAGGAGTTTATCAGCTACCTGCAGGAGCGCGAGCAGCGCCTGCTTCTGCTCTTCCACAGCCTGGACCGCAACCAGGACG GTCATATCGATGTCTCTGAGATCCAGCAGAGCTTCCGAGCATTGGGCATTTCCATCACCTTGGAGCAAGCTGAGAAAATTCTACACAG CATGGACCGAGATGGGACGATGACCATTGATTGGCAGGAGTGGAGGGACCACTTCTTGTTGCATTCGCTGGAGAATGTGGAAGACGTGCTCCACTTCTGGAAACATTCCACG GTGCTGGACATCGGGGAGTGCCTGACGGTCCCCGATGAGTTTTCCGAGCAGGAGAAGATGACAGGCATGTGGTGGAAGCAGCTGGTGTCCGGCGCGGTGGCGGGGGCCGTGTCCCGAACGGGCACTGCGCCTCTGGACCGTCTCAAGGTTTTCATGCAG GTTCATGCCTCCAAGACCAACAAGCTCAACATCCTGGGGGGGCTCCGCAGCATGATCCAGGAAGGGGGCGTGCGCTCCCTGTGGCGAGGAAACGGCATCAACGTGCTCAAGATCGCCCCAGAGTCCGCCATCAAGTTCATGGCCTATGAGCAG ATAAAGCGGACCATCCGTGGACAGCAGGAGACCCTCCGGGTGCAGGAGCGCTTCGTGGCGGGTTCCCTGGCCGGTGCCACGGCCCAAACCATCATTTACCCCATGGAG GTGCTGAAGACTCGGCTGACCCTGCGCCGATCGGGCCAGTACCGGGGCCTCCTGGACTGTGCGCGGCGGATCCTGGAGCGCGAGGGCCCACACGCCTTCTACCGCGGCTACCTGCCCAACATGCTGGGCATCGTCCCCTACGCGGGCATCGACCTGGCCGTCTATGAG acCCTGAAGAATCACTGGCTCCAGCAGTACAGCCACGAGTCTGCGAACCCCGGGATCCTGGTCCTGCTGGCCTGCGGCACCGTGTCCAGCACGTGTGGTCAGATTGCCAGCTACCCGCTGGCCCTGGTCCGTACCCGGATGCAGGCGCAAG CTTCCGTTGAGGGCGCCCCGCAGTCATCCATGCTGGGGCTGCTGCGCCACATCCTGGCCCAGGAGGGCGTGCGGGGCCTCTACCGGGGCATTGCCCCCAACTTCATGAAGGTCATCCCGGCCGTGAGCATCTCCTACGTGGTCTACGAGAACATGAAGCAGGCGCTGGGGGTCACGTCCAGGTGA
- the DENND1C gene encoding DENN domain-containing protein 1C codes for MQMVPKFCFPFDVEREPPSPAVQHFTFALTDLTGTRRFGFCRLRPGAQSCLCILSHRPWFEVFYKLLNMVGDLLAQDQVPEAEELLLEILQKPPSGPQSSAELKLGSGVAVSSTHCILPPAPGNSRPLSCFVAPDSAGLPSIPENRNLTELVVAVTDENIVGLFAALLAERRVLVTSSKLSTLTSCVHASCALLYPMHWEHVLIPTLPPHLLDYCCAPMPYLIGVHASLAERVRDKALEDVVIMNVDANTLDTPFDDVQTLPPDVVSLLRLRLRKVALAPGEGVSRLFLKAQALLFGGYREALVCSPGQPVIFNEDAFLAQKPGSPLQAFHQRAVHLQLFKQFIEGRLEKLNTGEGFSDLFEQEITSSGASSGILRSYQLWADSLKKGGGALLHSVKSRTQPAVKNMYRTAKSSLKGMQNLLMYKDAVSCMQRGGSLRVPTPASRSDRLQQRLPITQHFGRNRPLRPSRRFRLQEGPSGGPLREWTPPLDPEDAQDPRDEDTLDGSFLGSGEELDLLSEILDSLSTSATRTGSLRPSQSLDCCHLGVLDSCSSLPDIPGSPQWSLEDEDEDPSKSQPPCLPAHSPCPPPASPQDTTPAQPPVEASPETMSSSPPARVEAEPRSCGAPEPPLSEPQPLILHLSPPQQMADEPRAQERPPSPPSTAPEQPPSPPGSPQRGVPIEPSVNAPALDSGSPERTQLYSGVLQVDHSPPQPLQEQRAPQFLSTTASGRQETQTRGHPRVAELKKCFES; via the exons ATGCAGATGGTGCCCAAGTTCTGCTTCCCCTTTGACGTGGAAAG ggagccccccagcccagccgtcCAGCATTTCACCTTCGCTCTCACCGACCTCACGGGCACCCGTCGATTCGGTTTCTGCCGCCTTCGGCCGGGAGCTCAGAGTTGCCTCTGCATCCTCAG CCACCGGCCTTGGTTCGAGGTGTTCTACAAGCTGCTAAACATGGTGGGGGACCTCCTGGCGCAGGATCAA GTCCCTGAGGCTGAAGAATTGCTGCTTGAGATCCTGCAGAAACCACCATCAGGACCCCAGTCCTCCGCAGAGCTGAAGCTG GGCAGTGGAGTAGCAGTCTCCAGCACTCACTgcatcctgccccctgcccccgggaATAGCAGACCG CTTTCCTGCTTCGTGGCCCCAGACTCCGCCGGTCTGCCATCCATTCCCGAGAAT AGGAACCTCACGGAACTGGTGGTGGCGGTGACGGATGAGAACATCGTGGGACTGTTCGCCGCGCTCCTAGCAGAGAGAAGGGTCCTGGTGACCTCCAGCAAACTGAGCACG CTGACATCATGCGTCCACGCTTCCTGTGCTCTCCTCTACCCCATGCACTGGGAGCACGTGCTCATCCCCACGCTGCCACCCCATCTGCTGGACTATTGCTG CGCGCCCATGCCCTACCTCATTGGAGTGCACGCCAGTCTCGCCGAG AGAGTGCGGGACAAAGCCCTCGAGGACGTGGTAATAATGAACGTGGACGCCAATACCTTGGACACGCCGTTCGACGACGTGCAGACGCTACCTCCGGATGTG GTGTCCCTGCTGCGGCTGCGGCTAAGGAAGGTCGCGCTGGCCCCCGGGGAAGGCGTGTCGCGTCTGTTCCTCAAAGCCCAGGCGCTGCTCTTCGGAGGGTACCGCGAGGCCCTGGTCTGCAGTCCG GGGCAGCCTGTGATCTTCAATGAAGATGCCTTCTTGGCCCAGAAACCTGGGTCACCCCTACAGGCCTTCCATCAGCGGGCTGTGCACCTGCAGCTGTTCAAACAG ttCATCGAAGGCCGCTTGGAGAAACTGAATACAGGAGAGGGTTTCTCGGACCTCTTCGAGCAGGAAATCACCAGCAGCGGGGCTTCCTCGG GAATCCTGCGCTCCTACCAGCTCTGGGCGGACAGCCTAAAG AAAGGTGGGGGTGCCCTCCTGCATTCGGTCAAGAGCAGGACGCAGCCGGCCGTCAAGAACATGTACCGCACG GCCAAGAGCAGCTTGAAGGGCATGCAAAACCTTCTTATGTACAAG GATGCAGTCTCATGCATGCAGAGAGGGGGCTCCCTGAgggtccccacccccgccagccgCTCAGACCGCCTGCAGCAACGTCTGCCCATCACCCAGCACTTTGGACGC AATCGGCCGCTGCGCCCCAGCAGGAGATTCCGGCTGCAAGAGGGTCCTTCTGGGGGGCCCCTCAGGGAATG GACTCCCCCTCTGGACCCCGAGGATGCCCAGGACCCCAGGGACGAGGACACACTGGATGGCAGCTTCCTGGGGTCCGGGGAGGAGCTGGATTTACTGAGTGAGATTCTGGACAGTCTCAGCACCAGCGCAACCAGGACTGGCAGCCTCCGGCCCAGCCAGAGCTTGGACTGTTGTCACCTGGGGGTTCTGGACAGCTGCTCCAGCCTG CCCGACATCCCAGGAAGTCCCCAGTGGTCGCTGGAGGATGAGGACGAGGACCCATCGAAATCGCAGCCCCCGTGCCTGCCTGCCCACTCGCCATGTCCGCCACCGGCCTCGCCTCAGGACACCACCCCTGCCCAGCCGCCCGTCGAAGCCAGCCCGGAAACCATGTCCTCAAGCCCACCCGCCCGAGTTGAAGCAGAGCCGCGCAGCTGTGGGGCCCCTGAACCCCCTCTCTCCGAGCCCCAGCCCCTCATCCTCCATCTCTCGCCTCCCCAGCAGATGGCcgatgagcccagagcccaggagaggcccccttcccctcccagcacGGCTCCGgaacagccccccagccccccggggagCCCCCAGCGTGGGGTCCCTATAGAGCCCAGCGTGAATGCCCCGGCCTTGGATTCCGGTTCTCCCGAGAGAACCCAGCTGTATTCTGGGGTGCTGCAAGTAGATCACAGCCCCCCGCAACCCCTGCAGGAGCAGAGAGCACCCcagttcctgagtaccactgccaGTGGCAGGCAGGAGACCCAGACCAGGGGTCACCCCAGAGTGGCAgagcttaaaaaatgttttgaaagttaa
- the SLC25A23 gene encoding calcium-binding mitochondrial carrier protein SCaMC-3 isoform X2, translating into MDRDGTMTIDWQEWRDHFLLHSLENVEDVLHFWKHSTVLDIGECLTVPDEFSEQEKMTGMWWKQLVSGAVAGAVSRTGTAPLDRLKVFMQVHASKTNKLNILGGLRSMIQEGGVRSLWRGNGINVLKIAPESAIKFMAYEQIKRTIRGQQETLRVQERFVAGSLAGATAQTIIYPMEVLKTRLTLRRSGQYRGLLDCARRILEREGPHAFYRGYLPNMLGIVPYAGIDLAVYETLKNHWLQQYSHESANPGILVLLACGTVSSTCGQIASYPLALVRTRMQAQASVEGAPQSSMLGLLRHILAQEGVRGLYRGIAPNFMKVIPAVSISYVVYENMKQALGVTSR; encoded by the exons ATGGACCGAGATGGGACGATGACCATTGATTGGCAGGAGTGGAGGGACCACTTCTTGTTGCATTCGCTGGAGAATGTGGAAGACGTGCTCCACTTCTGGAAACATTCCACG GTGCTGGACATCGGGGAGTGCCTGACGGTCCCCGATGAGTTTTCCGAGCAGGAGAAGATGACAGGCATGTGGTGGAAGCAGCTGGTGTCCGGCGCGGTGGCGGGGGCCGTGTCCCGAACGGGCACTGCGCCTCTGGACCGTCTCAAGGTTTTCATGCAG GTTCATGCCTCCAAGACCAACAAGCTCAACATCCTGGGGGGGCTCCGCAGCATGATCCAGGAAGGGGGCGTGCGCTCCCTGTGGCGAGGAAACGGCATCAACGTGCTCAAGATCGCCCCAGAGTCCGCCATCAAGTTCATGGCCTATGAGCAG ATAAAGCGGACCATCCGTGGACAGCAGGAGACCCTCCGGGTGCAGGAGCGCTTCGTGGCGGGTTCCCTGGCCGGTGCCACGGCCCAAACCATCATTTACCCCATGGAG GTGCTGAAGACTCGGCTGACCCTGCGCCGATCGGGCCAGTACCGGGGCCTCCTGGACTGTGCGCGGCGGATCCTGGAGCGCGAGGGCCCACACGCCTTCTACCGCGGCTACCTGCCCAACATGCTGGGCATCGTCCCCTACGCGGGCATCGACCTGGCCGTCTATGAG acCCTGAAGAATCACTGGCTCCAGCAGTACAGCCACGAGTCTGCGAACCCCGGGATCCTGGTCCTGCTGGCCTGCGGCACCGTGTCCAGCACGTGTGGTCAGATTGCCAGCTACCCGCTGGCCCTGGTCCGTACCCGGATGCAGGCGCAAG CTTCCGTTGAGGGCGCCCCGCAGTCATCCATGCTGGGGCTGCTGCGCCACATCCTGGCCCAGGAGGGCGTGCGGGGCCTCTACCGGGGCATTGCCCCCAACTTCATGAAGGTCATCCCGGCCGTGAGCATCTCCTACGTGGTCTACGAGAACATGAAGCAGGCGCTGGGGGTCACGTCCAGGTGA
- the CRB3 gene encoding protein crumbs homolog 3 has protein sequence MASPGWGLLLAFGLPLLPARWGGVWVQALELVTNETGNNTTSQPEEPSSGGLSKEAITAIIVVFSLLAALLVAVGLTLLVRKLREKRQTEGTYRPSSEEQFSHAAEAGAPQDSKEKVRGCLPI, from the exons ATGGCGAGTCCCggctgggggttgctcctggcgttCGGCCTCCCGCTGCTGCCCGCCCGATGGGGCGGGGTCTGGGTCCAAG CACTGGAGCTTGTTACGAATGAGACCGGTAACAACACGACCAGCCAGCCAGAAGAACCTAGCTCTGGTGGCTTG TCCAAGGAGGCCATCACCGCCATCATCGTCGTCTTCTCCCTCCTGGCCGCTCTGCTGGTGGCCGTGGGGCTGACACTGCTGGTGCGGAAACTTCGCGAGAAGCGGCAGACGGAGGGTACCTACCGGCCCAGCAGTGAGGAGCAG tTCTCGCACGCAGCCGAGGCCGGGGCTCCCCAGGACTCCAAGGAGAAGGTGCGGGGATGCCTGCCCATCTAG